A single region of the Glycine max cultivar Williams 82 chromosome 20, Glycine_max_v4.0, whole genome shotgun sequence genome encodes:
- the LOC102664332 gene encoding uncharacterized protein, whose amino-acid sequence MDIDYTIRKDEPPAITDESSPADVALYERWERSNRLSVMFIKTKISAGIRGSVDQYEKVQDLLKAIDEQFITSDKTLASTLIMKFSSLRLTSVKGVREYIMKM is encoded by the coding sequence ATGGACATAGACTATACTATAAGGAAAGACGAACCACCTGCAATCACTGATGAAAGTAGCCCAGCTGACGTTGCGCTATATGAGCGGTGGGAGCGATCCAACCGGCTTAGCGTGATGTTCATTAAGACCAAAATCTCGGCTGGGATACGTGGTTCTGTTGACCAGTATGAAAAGGTCCAAGACTTGCTTAAGGCCATTGATGAACAGTTCATCACTTCAGACAAGACTTTAGCAAGCACCTTGATCATGAAGTTCTCTTCTCTTCGGCTCACCAGTGTGAAAGGTGTGCGTGAGTACATCATGAAAATGTGA